In the Kitasatospora terrestris genome, one interval contains:
- a CDS encoding M23 family metallopeptidase, giving the protein MRSLPTAGRRLLQAIGSSQHVRSMLSADRTAALRLPFGRAHLASVRKTPATAVWGGAAVLAFGVLLMPGHAAAQTVHPTTPGSSVFTTHGAAVEPVGVQIAEPSAYEVPAGESTQDRVAVAANLTDDAAVEAQAQAAQAQAQADAAAAAQAADQAARDAQRAALPAAGQPAEQPAPAKPSWSSPAPGAQISNPYGKANAHYAAGYHTGTDFAVSVGTPLLAVGDATVVSAGPDGAYGNEIVLKLSDGKFAQYAHMSKLSVKAGQHVSAGDTIGLSGNTGNSTGPHLHFEIRNANRYAAVIDPLTYLKQHGANNF; this is encoded by the coding sequence ATGCGTTCGCTCCCCACCGCCGGCCGCCGTCTCCTGCAGGCGATCGGTTCCTCCCAGCACGTCCGTTCGATGCTCTCCGCCGACCGCACCGCCGCCCTGCGGCTGCCCTTCGGCCGGGCGCACCTGGCGAGCGTCCGCAAGACCCCCGCCACGGCGGTGTGGGGTGGCGCCGCGGTGCTGGCCTTCGGTGTGCTGCTGATGCCGGGCCACGCGGCCGCGCAGACCGTCCACCCGACCACCCCGGGCAGCTCGGTGTTCACCACCCACGGCGCCGCGGTCGAGCCGGTGGGCGTGCAGATCGCCGAGCCGAGCGCGTACGAGGTGCCGGCCGGCGAGTCGACGCAGGACCGGGTCGCGGTCGCCGCGAACCTGACCGACGACGCCGCCGTCGAGGCCCAGGCGCAGGCCGCCCAGGCCCAGGCCCAGGCGGACGCCGCCGCGGCGGCGCAGGCCGCGGACCAGGCCGCCCGTGACGCCCAGCGCGCCGCCCTGCCGGCCGCCGGGCAGCCGGCCGAGCAGCCGGCCCCGGCGAAGCCGTCCTGGTCCTCCCCCGCGCCGGGTGCCCAGATCAGCAACCCGTACGGCAAGGCCAACGCGCACTACGCGGCCGGCTACCACACCGGTACCGACTTCGCGGTGTCCGTCGGCACCCCGCTGCTCGCGGTCGGCGACGCCACCGTGGTGTCGGCGGGCCCGGACGGCGCGTACGGCAACGAGATCGTGCTGAAGCTCTCGGACGGCAAGTTCGCCCAGTACGCGCACATGTCGAAGCTCTCGGTGAAGGCCGGCCAGCACGTCTCGGCGGGCGACACCATCGGCCTGTCCGGCAACACCGGCAACTCGACCGGCCCGCACCTGCACTTCGAGATCCGCAACGCCAACCGCTACGCGGCCGTGATCGACCCGCTGACGTACCTGAAGCAGCACGGCGCGAACAACTTCTAG
- a CDS encoding helix-turn-helix domain-containing protein, translating to MSTTQSPRSDTRARILDVALELFSEHGYEKTSLREIADRLGVTKAALYYHFKTKDDIVRGIVESMAAPMDEAIAYGEGKPWSPELRDELIRRFAAGMADRAPLLRFFHENQPALRESQAGLAFKDRMVRMVRLLHPPGSDFRDRLRATMALFSVNSAMFLLKHDLDECEEDRDISYLESRPGTLEEAMAAGLEVSLEIAARIERPKSA from the coding sequence ATGAGTACGACGCAGAGCCCCCGCAGCGACACCCGCGCGCGGATCCTCGACGTGGCGCTGGAGCTGTTCTCCGAGCACGGGTACGAGAAGACCTCGCTGCGCGAGATCGCCGACCGGCTGGGCGTGACCAAGGCGGCCCTCTACTACCACTTCAAGACCAAGGACGACATCGTCCGCGGCATCGTCGAGTCGATGGCCGCGCCGATGGACGAGGCGATCGCCTACGGCGAGGGCAAGCCCTGGTCGCCCGAGCTGCGGGACGAGCTGATCCGGCGGTTCGCCGCCGGGATGGCCGACCGGGCGCCGCTGCTGCGCTTCTTCCACGAGAACCAGCCCGCCCTGCGCGAGTCGCAGGCCGGGCTGGCGTTCAAGGACCGGATGGTGCGGATGGTGCGGCTGCTGCACCCGCCGGGCTCCGACTTCCGGGACCGGCTGCGCGCCACCATGGCGCTGTTCTCGGTGAACTCCGCGATGTTCCTGCTCAAGCACGACCTCGACGAGTGCGAGGAGGACCGGGACATCAGCTACCTGGAGTCCCGGCCCGGCACCCTCGAGGAGGCGATGGCCGCCGGCCTGGAGGTCTCGCTGGAGATCGCCGCCCGGATCGAGCGGCCGAAGAGCGCCTAG
- a CDS encoding MDR family MFS transporter — MTKPTSETAADEPSAPVDPNEPVERSPREIRLVMVGLVITMLLAMLDNLIIGTAMPTIVGELHGSEHMAWVVTAYTLATAVSTPIWGKLGDLYGRKGSFLISIGIFLAGSALSGLADSMTALIAFRAVQGLGAGGLMVGVMSIMGALVAPRDRGKYQGMFAAVMALATVGGPLIGGFITDHLSWRWTFYVNLPLGAVALAFVIATLKLPKVRSTAKIDYLGAILLTLGITSLVLITTWGGQEYAWGSKQILGLAALGAASLIGFCYVEQRAEEPVIPLGLFRNRNFTMVSVIGFIVGFAMFGAVAYLPLYQQIVQGASATNSGLLLMPMMFGMLVISLVVGQAVTKTGKYRIYPIIGTAVMAGGSLLLSTLAVDTGRFASACYMVVLGAGMGFLMQITMLVAQNSVELKDMGVASSSATLFRTIGGSFGVALFGALFNNQVKDTMAAGGGAAAGSGGGQPIDPATLLDPTKLKKLSDPVQDLVHHAVSNGMHTVFVWGAVISLVAVAAAVFLREVPLRGAGQGAPKDAAPEAQLEAAL, encoded by the coding sequence ATGACCAAACCCACGTCCGAGACCGCCGCCGACGAACCATCGGCACCCGTGGATCCCAACGAGCCCGTGGAGCGCTCGCCGCGCGAGATCCGGCTGGTGATGGTCGGCCTGGTCATCACCATGCTGCTGGCCATGCTGGACAACCTGATCATCGGCACCGCGATGCCGACGATCGTCGGCGAGCTGCACGGCTCCGAGCACATGGCCTGGGTGGTCACCGCCTACACCCTGGCCACCGCCGTCTCCACCCCGATCTGGGGCAAGCTCGGCGACCTCTACGGCCGCAAGGGCTCCTTCCTGATCTCGATCGGCATCTTCCTGGCGGGCTCCGCGCTCTCCGGCCTCGCCGACTCGATGACCGCGCTGATCGCCTTCCGCGCCGTCCAGGGCCTGGGCGCCGGCGGCCTGATGGTCGGCGTGATGTCGATCATGGGTGCGCTGGTCGCGCCGCGCGACCGCGGCAAGTACCAGGGCATGTTCGCCGCCGTGATGGCGCTGGCCACCGTCGGCGGCCCGCTGATCGGCGGCTTCATCACCGACCACCTGAGCTGGCGCTGGACGTTCTACGTCAACCTGCCGCTGGGCGCCGTGGCGCTGGCCTTCGTCATCGCCACCCTGAAGCTCCCCAAGGTCCGCTCCACCGCGAAGATCGACTACCTCGGCGCGATCCTGCTGACCCTCGGCATCACCTCGCTGGTCCTGATCACCACCTGGGGCGGCCAGGAGTACGCCTGGGGCTCGAAGCAGATCCTCGGCCTCGCCGCGCTCGGCGCCGCCTCGCTGATCGGCTTCTGCTACGTCGAGCAGCGCGCCGAGGAGCCGGTCATCCCGCTCGGCCTGTTCCGCAACCGCAACTTCACCATGGTCTCGGTCATCGGCTTCATCGTCGGTTTCGCGATGTTCGGCGCGGTCGCCTACCTGCCGCTGTACCAGCAGATCGTGCAGGGCGCCTCGGCCACCAACTCCGGCCTGCTGCTGATGCCGATGATGTTCGGCATGCTGGTCATCTCGCTGGTCGTCGGCCAGGCGGTCACCAAGACCGGCAAGTACCGGATCTACCCGATCATCGGCACCGCCGTGATGGCCGGCGGCTCGCTGCTGCTGTCCACCCTCGCCGTGGACACCGGCCGCTTCGCCTCCGCCTGCTACATGGTGGTGCTCGGCGCCGGCATGGGCTTCCTGATGCAGATCACCATGCTGGTCGCGCAGAACAGCGTGGAGCTCAAGGACATGGGCGTCGCCTCGTCCTCCGCCACCCTGTTCCGCACCATCGGCGGCTCCTTCGGCGTCGCCCTGTTCGGTGCCCTGTTCAACAACCAGGTCAAGGACACCATGGCGGCCGGCGGCGGCGCCGCCGCGGGCTCCGGCGGCGGCCAGCCGATCGACCCGGCGACGCTGCTCGACCCGACCAAGCTGAAGAAGCTCTCCGACCCCGTGCAGGACCTGGTCCACCACGCCGTCTCCAACGGCATGCACACGGTGTTCGTGTGGGGCGCCGTGATCAGCCTGGTCGCCGTCGCCGCCGCGGTCTTCCTGCGCGAGGTGCCGCTGCGCGGCGCCGGCCAGGGCGCCCCGAAGGACGCCGCCCCCGAGGCCCAGCTGGAAGCCGCCCTCTAG
- a CDS encoding A/G-specific adenine glycosylase yields the protein MVTASSTALPAAAVSRLHRTVIDWYRANARDLPWRTADASPWAVMVSEFMLQQTPVKRVLPAYAAWLERWPTPAALAADAPGEAVRMWGRLGYPRRALRLHAAATAITEEHGGEVPTDHAQLLALPGVGEYTAAAVASFAFRQRHAVLDTNVRRVFARAVTGVEYPAQATTAAERRTAVELLPAREETAATWAVAVMELGALVCTARGPECGACPLRAECAWQRAGCPPYEGPARRGQTYEGTDRQVRGKLLAVLRDAHGEVEQARLDEVWHEPVQRARALDGLVADGLVEPVGPGVYRLPV from the coding sequence ATGGTTACCGCTTCCTCCACCGCGCTCCCGGCGGCCGCCGTCTCCCGGCTGCACCGCACCGTCATCGACTGGTACCGGGCCAACGCCCGCGACCTGCCCTGGCGGACGGCCGACGCCTCGCCGTGGGCGGTGATGGTGAGCGAGTTCATGCTGCAGCAGACCCCCGTCAAGCGGGTGCTGCCGGCGTACGCGGCGTGGCTGGAGCGCTGGCCCACCCCGGCGGCGCTCGCCGCCGACGCCCCCGGCGAGGCGGTCCGGATGTGGGGCCGGCTCGGCTACCCGCGCCGGGCGCTGCGCCTGCACGCCGCCGCCACCGCGATCACCGAGGAGCACGGCGGCGAGGTGCCCACCGACCACGCGCAGCTGCTGGCGCTGCCCGGGGTGGGCGAGTACACCGCCGCGGCGGTCGCCTCGTTCGCGTTCCGGCAGCGGCACGCGGTGCTGGACACCAACGTGCGGCGGGTGTTCGCGCGGGCGGTCACGGGTGTCGAGTACCCGGCGCAGGCGACCACCGCGGCCGAGCGGCGGACCGCCGTCGAGCTGCTGCCCGCCCGCGAGGAGACCGCGGCGACCTGGGCGGTCGCGGTGATGGAGCTGGGTGCGCTGGTCTGCACGGCGCGCGGCCCGGAGTGCGGGGCGTGCCCGCTGCGGGCGGAGTGCGCGTGGCAGCGGGCGGGGTGTCCGCCGTACGAGGGCCCGGCGCGGCGCGGCCAGACGTACGAGGGGACCGACCGTCAGGTGCGGGGGAAGCTGCTCGCGGTGCTGCGGGACGCGCACGGGGAGGTCGAGCAGGCCCGGCTGGACGAGGTGTGGCACGAGCCCGTCCAGCGCGCTCGGGCGCTGGACGGGCTCGTGGCGGACGGGCTGGTGGAGCCGGTCGGCCCGGGGGTCTACCGGCTGCCGGTGTGA
- a CDS encoding rhomboid family intramembrane serine protease, translating into MATDHGARAGSSIDPVRMIEEARRAFFTVFGFLCAVWVLQVVNWLDDSRLFVDGGIRPHDVSALPNLLSAPFLHLNWAHLEGNSGPLFVFGFLAAYRGVKKFLGLTLLVALTSGAAVWCFADVRSVTAGASGVVFGYFGYVVLRGLFDRNLIDSLIGLVMFASFAYLLTTALPGTPGISWLGHLGGLLGGLAGAWIFRDRSTRRAAAATAVPAQTGGARPDSPRAALHKELDDLGL; encoded by the coding sequence ATGGCCACCGACCACGGCGCCCGCGCCGGCAGCAGCATCGATCCGGTACGGATGATCGAGGAGGCGCGGCGCGCCTTCTTCACCGTGTTCGGCTTCCTGTGCGCGGTGTGGGTCCTGCAAGTGGTCAACTGGCTCGACGACTCCCGGTTGTTCGTGGACGGCGGCATCCGCCCGCACGACGTGTCCGCGCTGCCGAACCTGCTCTCCGCGCCGTTCCTGCACCTGAACTGGGCTCACCTGGAGGGCAATTCGGGCCCGCTGTTCGTGTTCGGCTTCCTCGCCGCGTACCGCGGTGTGAAGAAGTTCCTCGGCCTGACCCTGCTGGTGGCGCTCACCAGCGGCGCGGCGGTGTGGTGCTTCGCGGACGTCCGCTCGGTGACGGCCGGTGCCAGCGGCGTGGTCTTCGGGTACTTCGGCTACGTGGTGCTGCGCGGCCTCTTCGACCGGAACCTGATCGACAGCCTGATCGGGCTGGTGATGTTCGCCTCCTTCGCCTACCTGCTCACCACCGCGCTGCCCGGCACCCCCGGGATCAGCTGGCTGGGGCACCTGGGCGGGCTGCTCGGCGGCCTCGCCGGGGCGTGGATCTTCCGCGACCGCTCCACCCGACGGGCGGCGGCCGCCACGGCCGTCCCCGCGCAGACCGGCGGAGCACGGCCGGACAGCCCCCGGGCCGCGCTGCACAAGGAGCTGGACGACCTCGGCCTCTGA
- a CDS encoding S8 family peptidase — MAAQRPRAHRLATAVATVLAGAALAGAASLPAAAAPAAPEGTVQQADSPTAIPGSFIVTLKPSAGLAPASEQGRQLVARHHGRIKQTWDAAAHGFEVELSAVEARRLAADPAVAAVEQNQTVHADTTQTNPPSWGLDRIDQAALPLNSAYTYPSTAGGGVTAYVIDTGVRISHGQFGGRAANGYDFVDNDAVAQDGNGHGTHVAGTIAGSAYGVAKAARVVGVRVLDNNGSGTTAGVISGVNWVTANAAKPAVANLSLGGGASTALDNAVANSIASGVTYAVAAGNSNANADNYSPARVPTAITVGATTSTDARASYSNYGTRVDVFAPGSSITSSWNTSDTATNTISGTSMATPHVAGAAAVYLAGHPSATPAAVDSALKAAATNGVLTGIGTGSPNRLLRVTG; from the coding sequence ATGGCAGCGCAACGCCCCCGCGCCCACCGGCTCGCCACCGCCGTCGCCACCGTCCTGGCCGGCGCCGCCCTCGCCGGGGCCGCCTCCCTCCCGGCCGCCGCGGCCCCCGCCGCGCCGGAGGGCACCGTCCAGCAGGCCGACTCGCCGACCGCGATACCCGGCAGCTTCATCGTCACCCTGAAGCCGTCCGCCGGCCTCGCCCCGGCCTCCGAGCAGGGCCGGCAGCTGGTCGCCCGGCACCACGGCCGGATCAAGCAGACCTGGGACGCCGCCGCACACGGCTTCGAGGTCGAGCTCTCCGCCGTCGAGGCCCGCCGGTTGGCCGCCGACCCGGCCGTCGCCGCGGTCGAGCAGAACCAGACCGTGCACGCCGACACCACCCAGACCAACCCGCCGTCCTGGGGCCTGGACCGGATCGACCAGGCCGCCCTACCGCTCAACTCGGCCTACACCTACCCCTCGACGGCCGGCGGCGGGGTCACCGCGTACGTGATCGACACCGGGGTGCGGATCAGCCACGGGCAGTTCGGCGGCCGCGCCGCCAACGGCTACGACTTCGTCGACAACGACGCCGTCGCCCAGGACGGCAACGGGCACGGCACCCACGTCGCCGGCACCATCGCGGGCAGCGCGTACGGCGTCGCCAAGGCGGCCCGGGTGGTCGGCGTCCGGGTGCTCGACAACAACGGCTCCGGCACCACCGCCGGCGTCATCTCCGGCGTCAACTGGGTCACCGCCAACGCCGCCAAGCCCGCCGTGGCCAACCTCAGCCTCGGCGGCGGCGCGAGCACCGCGCTGGACAACGCGGTCGCCAACTCCATCGCCTCCGGCGTCACCTACGCGGTCGCCGCCGGCAACTCCAACGCCAACGCCGACAACTACTCACCGGCCCGGGTCCCGACCGCGATCACGGTCGGCGCCACCACCTCCACCGACGCCCGGGCGAGCTACTCCAACTACGGGACGCGGGTGGACGTCTTCGCGCCCGGCTCGTCCATCACCTCGTCCTGGAACACCAGCGACACCGCCACCAACACCATCTCCGGCACCTCGATGGCCACCCCGCACGTGGCCGGCGCTGCCGCCGTCTACCTGGCCGGCCACCCCTCCGCCACCCCCGCGGCCGTCGACAGCGCGCTGAAGGCCGCCGCCACCAACGGCGTCCTCACCGGCATCGGCACCGGCAGCCCCAACCGCCTGCTGCGGGTCACCGGCTGA